Proteins encoded in a region of the Brachyhypopomus gauderio isolate BG-103 unplaced genomic scaffold, BGAUD_0.2 sc551, whole genome shotgun sequence genome:
- the LOC143506852 gene encoding semaphorin-4A-like produces MTGVHGFWTFCIILGFLHLSQSTVTPRTSFLIGAPGRPLSQLNDVQNTSTLLLSPDAATLFVGGRDAVLSIDVSQSDGITLKNKFDWVAPEDCGRDSGVSNKICTNFVRILQFINSTHLYACASGPSRPLYTILTADSLNINKMPEQVKGHCPYSEKERSTALVVDGKLFTATTSDYFGKTPVIGRYFSDNRNDLQLSDPKPLKDATFISSFFIPSEGKVLFFFREEGTEYKFINEFTVSRVAQVCIDDTGGKRVLQKQWTSFAKSHLVCQVEKQLPFAVLQDIVMVPPADDKTPENTVFYGTFSSQWALASGRSAVCAFTLADIKAAFSGNYQTYNVETGQWKEKSNTDATLGKCGLHNASDSTLTLVKKAFLTAKKVQAAVHMQGFTSTEVYSRITAQRVQAHNGYIYTILYLLSETGYLHKVVLLKDRYHIIEAIQVFKQPQITTTILLSITKGVVFVGSSEGVIRVPVSNCSFYSSCAECVLTQDPFCGWDPADKACVPVSNMNSTLSQDVENGNVTEQCENLDNRALVPKEVYAHADQLVLLPCAPRSSLDHVSWRFSNHSVVPLSPYLQQREDHLLVLVTPRTAVEFHCVSEQQGLQETLAIYSVKAQVPAHSLSSSHTSLHPEYTPSSCLPLTHTKSYYDELLAVSGLLAVCLCLLAAATVCWWRRSHTAGHEQITN; encoded by the exons ATGACGGGTGTTCATGGATTCTGGACTTTCTGTATCATTTTAGGGTTCCTGCATCTCTCACAAAGCACCGTCACTCCAAGGACCTCCTTTCTTATCG GAGCTCCAGGCCGCCCCCTCTCTCAACTCAACGATGTTCAAAACACCAGCACGCTGCTGCTGAGCCCAGACGCTGCCACGCTGTTCGTCGGGGGTCGTGATGCTGTGCTGTCCATCGACGTCAGTCAGTCTGATGGCATCACACTTAAGAACAAG TTTGACTGGGTAGCACCAGAAGATTGTGGACGTGACTCTGGAGTGTCCAACAAG ATTTGTACAAACTTCGTCCGGATTTTGCAGTTCATCAACTCGACTCATTTGTATGCTTGTGCGTCGGGGCCTTCAAGACCACTCTACACAATCCTA ACTGCAGATTCTTTGAACATCAACAAAATGCcagagcaggtcaaaggtcactgcCCCtacagtgagaaagagaggagcACAGCTCTTGTTGTGG ATGGAAAACTGTTTACTGCCACAACAAGTGACTATTTTGGAAAGACACCTGTCATCGGACGTTATTTTAGCGACAACAGAAATGACCTACAACTTTCAGATCCTAAACCCCTCAAAG aTGCTACTTTCATCAGCTCCTTCTTCATCCCCAGCGAGGGGAAGGTGCTGTTTTTCTTCAGGGAAGAAGGAACCGAGTACAAATTCATCAATGAATTCACTGTGTCGCGTGTGGCCCAAGTCTGTATA GATGACACAGGAGGCAAGCGGGTCCTTCAGAAGCAATGGACATCGTTTGCCAAGTCTCACCTCGTATGCCAGGTGGAGAAGCAGTTACCTTTCGCTGTGCTCCAGGACATCGTAATGGTGCCACCTGCTGACGACAAAACCCCTGAGAACACAGTGTTCTATGGCACCTTCAGCTCTCAGTG GGCCTTAGCGTCTGGTCGGTCTGCAGTCTGTGCCTTTACGTTAGCAGACATTAAAGCAGCATTCTCAGGAAATTATCAAACCTATAATGTGGAAACTGGTCAATGGAAAGAAAAATCTAACACAGACGCCACGTTGGGCAAA TGTGGGTTACACAATGCCAGTGACAGCACACTGACCCTGGTGAAGAAAGCCTTCCTAACAGCTAAGAAAGTGCAGGCAGCGGTGCATATGCAGGGTTTTACATCCACAGAGGTGTACAGCCGCATCACAGCACAAAGAGTCCAGGCTCATAACGGCTACATCTACACCATCCTCTACCTGCTTAGCG AGACTGGATATCTTCACAAAGTTGTCTTGCTAAAAGACAGATATCACATCATTGAAGCaatccaggtcttcaaacaaccacagatcaccacaaccatccttctctccatcaccaag GGCGTGGTGTTTGTGGGGTCCTCTGAAGGTGTGATTAGAGTGCCTGTCTCAAACTGCTCCTTCTACTCAAGCTGTGCAGAGTGTGTGTTGACTCAGGACCCATTCTGTGGCTGGGACCCAGCGGACAAAGCCTGTGTCCCAGTGTCCAACATGAACTCTACTTT ATCCCAGGATGTAGAAAATGGCAATGTCACAGAACAGTGTGAAAACTTGGACAACAGAGCACTTGTCCCCA AGGAGGTCTACGCCCATGCAGACCAGCTGGTCCTGCTCCCGTGCGCTCCACGCTCCAGTCTGGACCACGTTAGCTGGAGGTTCTCCAATCACAGCGTGGTGCCTCTGTCCCCCTACCTGCAGCAGCGAGAAGACCACCTGCTCGTCCTCGTCACGCCCAGAACTGCTGTGGAGTTCCACTGTGTTTCTGAACAGCAGGGTCTCCAGGAAACGCTGGCCATTTACTCTGTGAAAGCACAAGTTCCTGCTCACTCCCTGAGTTCCTCACACACCTCGCTGCACCCTGAATACACACCGAGTAGCTGCCtgcctcttacacacacaaagagctACTATGATGAGCTGCTAGCTGTTTCCGGTCTGCTGGCTGTATGTCTGTGCTTGCTCGCTGCTGCCACAGTGTGTTGGTGGAGACGGAGTCACACTGCTGGCCATGAGCAGATTACCAACTAA
- the LOC143506854 gene encoding uncharacterized protein LOC143506854 — translation MATVTTAAHGVRLVTEIIPLNLETTRAPASSGCEHGGGAHRETKPDVPNLNRLFLKGQPIALGTVQVFIGLVMVALGTVNIVTATLQGEVPLALGILCVICGSVTLATYKGTCVRRIKSTLVLNLIGALLALAAILYFCVKLAIKPDPSGCAGNYKDNVWDCKIMTQRFNDLMNGLKSVLLILSVLMGCVCTTLVVSSKASLSGHSN, via the exons ATGGCCACAGTGACCACTGCTGCTCACGGGGTTCGGCTAGTGACCGAGATCATCCCTCTGAACCTGGAGACTACGCGCGCTCCTGCGTCCAGCGGGTGCGAGCACGGCGGGGGCGCGCACAGAGAGACCAAGCCGGACGTGCCGAACCTAAACAGGCTGTTCCTGAAGGGCCAGCCAATCGCACTGGGG ACTGTGCAGGTCTTTATTGGGCTGGTGATGGTAGCCCTGGGAACAGTCAACATAGTCACCGCCACCCTACAAGGAGAAGTTCCTTTGGCACTGGGAATATTG TGTGTCATTTGTGGATCTGTAACTTTGGCTACATACAAGGGAACCTGTGTTCGACGA ATCAAAAGCACTCTGGTCCTGAACCTCATCGGGGCTCTGCTTGCTCTGGCGGCCATCTTGTATTTCTGCGTCAAACTTGCCATAAAACCAGACCCAAGTGGATGTGCAGGGAATTACAAAGACAATGTGTGGGACTGTAAAATAATGACACAAAGGTTCAAT GACTTAATGAATGGATTAAAGTCTGTGCTGCTGATACTGTCTGtgctgatggggtgtgtgtgtaccacactTGTTGTTTCCAGCAAGGCCAGCCTGTCAGGACACTCTAACTGA
- the LOC143506851 gene encoding uncharacterized protein LOC143506851 isoform X2 gives MSLYASQIKAFKSAEPKTLGAVEIIIGALTVILSTIVYKLHYHIQREIIILILNGAQLIITGIVLVHAGRRPSKCLVGTNIVLQLLTAAFDIVGFGLIARHVPFRGESYYYRDSEFLVNGILGTLIGSLVLACIIGLVVALLGVYALSVSAIKELTPIPNATANPQYGSGGQARAAMRAGN, from the exons ATGTCGCTGTATGCCTCTCAAATTAAAGCGTTTAAGAGTGCGGAACCCAAAACCCTTGGG GCAGTGGAGATCATTATTGGTGCACTGACGGTCATTCTGAGCACGATTGTGTATAAGCTGCACTATCATATTCAGCGGGAGATTATAATCCTAATTCTAAACGgtgctcag CTCATTATTACTGGAATAGTCCTGGTACATGCCGGCCGGAGACCTTCTAAATGTCTG GTGGGTACAAACATTGTTCTGCAGTTGCTGACTGCTGCATTTGACATTGTGGGATTCGGTCTCATAGCTAGACACGTGCCGTTCCGAGGGGAGTCGTACTATTACAGAGACAGTGAg TTCTTGGTGAATGGGATTCTGGGAACACTGATTGGCTCTTTGGTGCTGGCGTGCATTATTGGTTTGGTTGTGGCTCTTTTAGGAGTGTACGCCTTGTCTGTTAGTGCCATTAAG GAGTTGACACCTATTCCAAACGCCACAGCAAACCCACAGTATGGCTCTGGAGGGCAGGCCAGGGCAGCGATGCGTGCTGGGAACTGA
- the LOC143506851 gene encoding uncharacterized protein LOC143506851 isoform X1, whose product MSLYASQIKAFKSAEPKTLGAVEIIIGALTVILSTIVYKLHYHIQREIIILILNGAQLIITGIVLVHAGRRPSKCLVGTNIVLQLLTAAFDIVGFGLIARHVPFRGESYYYRDSEWCCDPLHSVWNCCGEGDKDGQKEFLVNGILGTLIGSLVLACIIGLVVALLGVYALSVSAIKELTPIPNATANPQYGSGGQARAAMRAGN is encoded by the exons ATGTCGCTGTATGCCTCTCAAATTAAAGCGTTTAAGAGTGCGGAACCCAAAACCCTTGGG GCAGTGGAGATCATTATTGGTGCACTGACGGTCATTCTGAGCACGATTGTGTATAAGCTGCACTATCATATTCAGCGGGAGATTATAATCCTAATTCTAAACGgtgctcag CTCATTATTACTGGAATAGTCCTGGTACATGCCGGCCGGAGACCTTCTAAATGTCTG GTGGGTACAAACATTGTTCTGCAGTTGCTGACTGCTGCATTTGACATTGTGGGATTCGGTCTCATAGCTAGACACGTGCCGTTCCGAGGGGAGTCGTACTATTACAGAGACAGTGAg TGGTGTTGTGACCCTCTCCATTCAGTTTGGAACTGCTGTGGAGAAGGAGATAAGGATGGTCAGAAGGAG TTCTTGGTGAATGGGATTCTGGGAACACTGATTGGCTCTTTGGTGCTGGCGTGCATTATTGGTTTGGTTGTGGCTCTTTTAGGAGTGTACGCCTTGTCTGTTAGTGCCATTAAG GAGTTGACACCTATTCCAAACGCCACAGCAAACCCACAGTATGGCTCTGGAGGGCAGGCCAGGGCAGCGATGCGTGCTGGGAACTGA